A single window of Vigna unguiculata cultivar IT97K-499-35 chromosome 1, ASM411807v1, whole genome shotgun sequence DNA harbors:
- the LOC114182094 gene encoding uncharacterized protein LOC114182094, whose translation MAKSKEDIKYGTAQARVSEDEAVRVAYVNGTPLEGGNIAHSQPVHMFASARNVANAAATEDSNSHNNQSQMQKAHRPEEASSAEFTRDKL comes from the coding sequence ATGGCGAAGAGTAAAGAAGACATAAAGTATGGAACAGCACAGGCTAGGGTTTCTGAAGATGAAGCAGTGAGGGTGGCGTATGTCAATGGCACTCCCCTTGAAGGGGGAAACATCGCTCACTCTCAACCAGTTCATATGTTTGCAAGTGCACGCAATGTTGCAAACGCTGCTGCAACAGAAGATTCAAACTCTCATAATAATCAATCTCAGATGCAGAAAGCTCACAGACCAGAAGAAGCTTCTTCTGCAGAATTCACCAGGGATAAACTCTGA
- the LOC114188306 gene encoding pentatricopeptide repeat-containing protein At1g20230-like, whose amino-acid sequence LWKQPPSTKVAPSVPSNLPSHLGHSLVRAALNVGDFRRAQQLFDNIPQPDPTTCYALISALTSHGLPHEALRLYASLRARGIKPQNTVYLAVAKASGASGDVLRVKEVHDDAIRCGMISDVFLGNALIHAYGKCKCTEGARRVFDDLVVKDVVSWTSMSSCYVNCGLPRQGLAVFHEMGRNGVKPNSVTVSSILPACSELKDLKSGRAIHGFATRHEMMENVYVCSALVNMYARCLSVKPARLVFDLMSYRDVVSWNGVLSAYFTNKEYEKGLALFSQMRSKGVKADEATWNAVIGGCMENGQIEEAVEMLRKMQNMGFKPNQITISSFLPACSFLESLRMGKEVHCYVFRHWLVWDLTTMTAVVYMYAKCGDLNLSRNVFDMMHRKDVVAWNTMIIANAMHGNGKEVLLLFESMLQSGMKPNSVTFTGVLSGCSHSRLVEEGLQIFNSMGRDHQVQPDANHYACMVDVFSRAGRLDEAYEFIQRMPMEPTASAWGALLGACRVYKNVELARVSANKLFEIEPNNPGNYVSLFNIFVSAKLWSEASKARILMKERGVTKTPGCSWLQVGNRVYTFVVGDKNNMESDKIYNFLNELDEKMKLAGYKPDTDYALQDVDQEEKAASLCSHSERLAVAFGILNLNGQSSLRVFKNLRICGDCHNVIKYISKIVGVTIIVRDSLRFHHFRNGNCSCQDLW is encoded by the coding sequence TTGTGGAAGCAGCCACCTTCAACAAAGGTGGCTCCCTCTGTGCCCAGTAATCTCCCATCTCACTTGGGTCACAGTCTTGTCAGGGCAGCTTTGAATGTCGGTGATTTTAGACGTGCCCAACAACTGTTTGATAATATTCCTCAACCAGACCCCACCACTTGTTACGCATTAATTTCAGCTCTCACTAGTCATGGACTTCCACATGAGGCTTTAAGGCTCTATGCTTCGCTACGGGCACGTGGGATCAAACCCCAGAACACTGTGTATCTGGCTGTTGCCAAAGCCTCTGGTGCCTCTGGTGATGTCTTGAGAGTCAAGGAGGTTCATGATGATGCCATTCGATGTGGGATGATTTCTGATGTTTTCTTGGGAAATGCATTGATTCATGCCTATGGGAAGTGTAAATGCACTGAAGGTGCAAGACGGGTTTTTGATGATTTGGTTGTGAAAGATGTGGTTTCTTGGACCTCCATGTCGTCATGCTATGTCAATTGTGGATTGCCCAGACAAGGCCTAGCTGTTTTTCACGAAATGGGACGGAATGGGGTGAAGCCTAATTCAGTGACAGTGTCTAGCATTTTGCCTGCGTGCTCCGAATTGAAAGATCTGAAGTCTGGAAGGGCTATTCATGGATTTGCAACGAGACATGAGATGATGGAAAATGTGTATGTCTGCAGTGCTCTTGTGAACATGTATGCTAGATGTTTGAGTGTTAAACCGGCTAGACTAGTTTTCGATTTGATGTCTTATCGAGATGTTGTGTCTTGGAATGGAGTTTTATCGGCATACTTCACAAACAAAGAATATGAGAAGGGTCTTGCCCTGTTTTCCCAAATGAGGAGCAAAGGAGTCAAAGCAGACGAAGCTACATGGAATGCTGTTATTGGGGGTTGCATGGAAAATGGGCAAATAGAGGAGGCAGTGGAGATGCTTAGGAAGATGCAAAATATGGGATTTAAACCTAATCAAATTACAATTAGTAGTTTCTTACCGGCTTGCTCTTTTTTAGAAAGCTTGAGGATGGGCAAGGAGGTACATTGCTATGTCTTTAGGCATTGGTTAGTTtgggacttgacaaccatgaCGGCTGTGGTATACATGTATGCTAAATGTGGTGACTTGAATCTTTCAAGGAATGTGTTTGATATGATGCACAGAAAAGATGTTGTTGCTTGGAACACGATGATAATTGCCAATGCAATGCATGGAAATGGAAAAGAAGTGCTTTTGCTGTTTGAGAGCATGCTTCAGTCAGGGATGAAGCCCAATTCTGTTACTTTTACTGGTGTTCTGTCTGGTTGTAGCCACTCAAGGCTGGTAGAGGAAGGACTCCAGATCTTTAATTCAATGGGTAGGGATCATCAAGTCCAACCTGATGCTAATCACTATGCATGCATGGTTGATGTCTTCAGCCGTGCTGGTCGGCTTGATGAGGCATACGAGTTTATACAGCGAATGCCTATGGAGCCAACTGCGAGTGCTTGGGGAGCACTTCTTGGTGCTTGTAGAGTTTATAAGAATGTGGAGTTGGCAAGAGTTTCAGCCAATAAATTATTTGAGATTGAACCCAACAACCCTGGAAATTATGTTTCATTATTCAACATCTTTGTCTCAGCCAAATTGTGGAGTGAGGCATCAAAAGCGAGAATATTGATGAAAGAGAGAGGAGTTACAAAAACTCCAGGCTGTAGTTGGCTTCAAGTGGGAAATAGAGTTTACACTTTTGTTGTTGGAGATAAAAATAACATGGAGAGTGATAAAATCTACAACTTTTTGAATGAGTTAGATGAGAAAATGAAATTGGCTGGATATAAGCCTGACACTGATTATGCTCTGCAAGATGTTGACCAAGAGGAAAAAGCTGCGAGTCTTTGCAGCCACAGTGAGAGGCTCGCTGTTGCATTTGGGATTCTTAATTTGAATGGACAGTCATCTCTTCGGGTTTTCAAGAATTTGAGAATTTGTGGTGACTGTCACAATGTCATTAAGTACATTTCTAAAATTGTTGGCGTGACAATCATCGTTCGAGACTCCTTGAGGTTTCATCATTTCAGAAATGGAAATTGTTCTTGTCAAGACTTGTGGTGA